The genomic DNA CATTGGAGTTTGTGTAAACAGGGATGACAGGTCCGTTGTGTGGGAAGGCTGGATTGGTGATCAGAAAGGCAAATTGTCCGTCTGAAGCTGGCACTAGCTGAAAGCCACCATAGACCTTGGCAGCTTCTACTGGCGGGCCACCCATCTTGCAGGAAACCCCACCCATGGGAGCGGGACTGCTCTGCCGGCTGTTTGCAGGAAGCTGGACCATCGGCTGGCCAAACGCAGGGTGAGAGTTGGCGACGGCAGCCGGAATCTGGGGCTGGGCAGGATAATTAATGGCATTGATCTGATTCATGCAGTTGGCCAGATGTCCCAGGAGCCGGGTCCGTACGTCGGTGTTGACTCCTTCACAAGTAGACAAGAATCGGGTGACTTCGTTCATGCACTCACTGAATCCGGCTCTGTATTTGCCCAGAACAGTGGGATCTGTGCTGAGAGCAGCTGTAGAGGAAGAAGGACACTCAGTTACATCACTGAAGACTAGACAGAGCAGATAGTCCCACACTACAGGGTTAATGCTATACTTGGCCTCACTAGAATTCTACACTTAGTAAATGCATAACTCAGGTTCATTAATATATAGACTATATGTGCTCAGGTCACTTATCACCATCCTGTAGATCCTAGAGctgatccccctcctccccctccccagcaGTAACATGAGCTCCACGTAGAAACTATAAATAAGCCCAGACCGTGGGAAAGGCAGTGAGAGCCAGCCCAGTAGAATGTATCTGAATGCCATTCAAACCGCAGGCGGAAGTCTGGAAGAGATCAGCCAGAAAGggaaggaagaagaagggggggggggggagtacttaCCAGTCATCTGAACTCTCTGCAAGTTCCGGAGGTGCTTCACTGTCATCTCCAAAATATCAGCCTTCTCCAGCTTCGAGTGCCTGGAACTCTGAAAAGCAAATCCCACATTTAATTCTCAGTTCAGCAAATCACATTATCAGCCAAATGTCACAGGGTGCACCAACTGTATGAACTAGTACTATTAATTATCCTTAGTGTCTTATATAAAAGATAACTATTGGGCAACTGTGTAAATCTGTTAATGATAATATTGTTGTAGATcttgtattaataataatagttgttaaattaataataataataataataataataataatagttgttgaagtaataataataataataatagttgttgaagtaataataataacaataataataatagttgttgaagtaataataataataataatagttgttgaagtaataataataataataataataatagttgttgaagtaataataacaataataataataaaagttgttgaagtaataataataataatattaaagaaTTGCAGTACAGGTGTGGTGCAGTCAGACAATGGGGGGGACTGGGGGGGTATGTGGTGTCCAATGCAGCTGATGGCTATGtacaaactgtcggtgctatataaatcctgtatcataataataataataataatataatatagcaAACTTACATCTTTCTTCAAGGCATCCAGGATGAGGGTTTTCAGTTGGCCCAGACTCTCATTAATCCTGGCTCTCCTTCTTTTCTCCATGATAGGTTTGGATGACTGTAAACAAGAGGCACACACAGTCAGTGTGATCATGGTGGCTACATATCTATGACATCATCCAGTACATCTATGACATCATCCAGTACATCTATGACATCATCATGACTGTCCAGGCAGGAGGTATTTACCTTTCTATGCTCAGAAGCAGTTTTGGGTTTATCCGGAGTAGATGTCATGCTGGCTGGGGTGGCAGCCACAGGGGAAGAAGAGTTTTTCTCCATCATGTCAGCTGGCATCTTCTGGAGCCTCCAATGTATTCCCAGGAGGAGGAATAATAGTCCGCTATAGAGGGCAGAGATCCGGGAACAGAGCGCAGTGTCCGCAGAGATGTGTACAGATCTGCCTCTGCCTGCCCGCCTGTCTGATACTAGTGAGTGCCCTCCGCTTGGCTCCGGCTTTATATACGGCTCACAGCACGCGAATGCCTAGTGTGAAACTTCCAAATGTCATTGGCTGCAAGCGGGGAAACAGGGGCCAATGATAAAACCTGAAGGGAGTGAAGGGCGGGGTTCTGAGAGTAGCCTGTCAATCAAGAGCAATGCTTTTTAACTCCTTTGTGACCCATTGCCACTTTCCTAAAAAGCCTCATCTCTTACATGGCTCATGTGTGTATAGGGGAAGGAGACAGCCAGGGTCTACATTCATCAGGAATTGTGTTATATTGCTGTGATTTTATCTCTATGGAAGTGTCTGATATCTAACTATGGAAGTTTTTGAACAAATATatctagcaaacaaaaaaaaagtatttctatctctatcaatctctctctctctctctctctctctctctctctctctctctatctatatctctctatctctctatctatctatctatctatctatctatctatctatctatctatctatctatctatctatctatctatctatctatctatctatctatctatgacaaCAAAGACAAAGCATTTGTCAATGTATCTTAAGCTGGATCTGCTGTTTTAAAGCCCAGTCATTAAATTTACATGACAAATATTTTGGCTAAAGCATTCTACAAATGAGTGGTAGTATTGTCTATAAATTTCTGATGCTAATGCGGCAATACCCATGTAACAACggctattgacttctatgggcctcctaaaatgcagaaaaacacacacatattgtatttttaaaaatgcactTTACTGCTGAGATGGGAACAGATACTGTCTTTATTATAGAGAAGTTAGATGCGTTTTAGCACATTGCAGTAAAATGCattagtgtaaatgagcccttatacaCACCACACATTACAATCTctttaaagccctgtacacacgggaagaatgtcgggagacatttgccagttcaaaaaaaacagccgacattccGCCCaagtgtatgtcagtctgtctgacagaagtcGGTCATTCAGCTGActtctgtcggacatgcatgctggaaaactagaagccgaccgactcccgatcagagcTTGCAGCCAATGGCAGATGGCGCTGATCAGAGTTTCCTGGCGGCGGGGGGGGGAGGACGacagaacacaatagttcagcgggagagatcactgaactaacctcgcatggttagtacagaggctacaaccggagctgacagtttttgaGTTGGATGAAAAAAAactagtgtgtaccc from Aquarana catesbeiana isolate 2022-GZ linkage group LG04, ASM4218655v1, whole genome shotgun sequence includes the following:
- the HES1 gene encoding transcription factor HES-1: MPADMMEKNSSSPVAATPASMTSTPDKPKTASEHRKSSKPIMEKRRRARINESLGQLKTLILDALKKDSSRHSKLEKADILEMTVKHLRNLQRVQMTAALSTDPTVLGKYRAGFSECMNEVTRFLSTCEGVNTDVRTRLLGHLANCMNQINAINYPAQPQIPAAVANSHPAFGQPMVQLPANSRQSSPAPMGGVSCKMGGPPVEAAKVYGGFQLVPASDGQFAFLITNPAFPHNGPVIPVYTNSNVGNGVPAAMSPSLMPSVTTDSVWRPW